ACCACGGGAATTTCGCTCTGCTGCAGCAGTCTGGCAGTGCCGCCTGTGGAAAGTATCTGTACTCCTCGACTATGGAGAAACCGGGCCAGCTCAACAATGCCGGTTTTGTCGGAGACACTGATGAGGGCACGGGAAATCTGAACATTTTTCTGCATTGCGTTTCTACTCCTGAATTTTTCTATGGGGAGACCTTGCGGCCCTGATATGCCTATGGTATGTTGCACGCGACCTGTAGGGAAGATCCCCTGCGGCGCAAGACTCTGAACCTCGTCAGGTCCGGGAGGAAGCAGCGATAAGGGGTAATTTGCGGGTGCCAGGGGTCAATCTTCCCTCAGGTCACTGCTGTTTTGAGCCACCAGGGCCCAGAAATTCGTTAAGACGACTGTCAAATGTCCCGTAGTCATCCTGAAAACGGAACTCACCATCGGGGCTCTCCTGTGACTCCACCACCGTGGAAAGTTCCTGCAGTTTTTTTTCTATTTCCGCGCTCAGACGTGAAGCCAACTCCAGGTAGTCTGCGCTCATATTGAGCTTTCTGCCAACCTTGATGTCACCATCCCTAAGCTGCTCACGCAGATTCTGGGACTCATCACGGAGAAAAACTACTGTCTGCAGCAGTCCATGGATCTGTTTCTGGAGTTCTGCACGGGTCATGTCTTGGACACCAGTATGGCCATCAGCAGCAGGATCCCCACCACATAGCCCACCAGGACGATATTGCGGAACTTTTCCCGACGCTTGACTTCCTTTTCCTTCTCTTCCAGGTACTCCACCAGCTCCTTGTTCACCGCCGTCAGCTCATTATCAAGTTTCGTGATATTGGCACGATAGTCTTCAATGTCCTCCAAGGGTTCCTCGTAGAGCGTTCCCGTGACCAGCAGGATGACGTTTTCCAGTACCCGTTCCGCCATATCACGACTGAGTTGCGCCACATCGGGCACCTTGTACTTCATGAGGTCGAAGTAGAGGCCTTCAAGTTTTGTGGTCAGGGACTTCAGGCGCTCGGAATCATTCTTGTCCACGGATTCCGGGTCGATTTTCAGGGCGGTGGCCAGAATAACTTCGATTTCCGACTTGATGCGCAGCCAGACATTGAGCCATTCCTTCACTGTAACCGGTGCGAGATCAATAGTGTATTCGGTTTCAAGTTTAAGTATCAGGGTGCGTCCATAGGGCACATTTGGGCGCTTGCGGCGCTTCTTGATGCTTTCCTGCTCTTTTTTGCGCCTTTCATCTTCTTCGGCGATCTCATTGGCGAGTCGAACGATTTCATCGGCTCCTATCAGTTCGACTTCCGAGTTATCGGCGTGAAACTGCAGTTCTTCCGAGAAGTTACAGTTACTGACAATAAGAACCTTGTTGGTGGCTTCGCGGATCGTCCAATGGGATGTCCCGTTCAGGAACTCCATATCGAGAACGTCATCTTCCCCGGTATTGCGCTTGTACCGTATGACAAACTTCCCCATATAGGGTTTTTTGCGTCCCTGGGCGATGTAGATCCGCTCGTTGTTGCCAAAATCAAGGCTTTCATTGATGGAAAAGCCGATATGTCGCAGCAGACGACTGATCAGGAACTCAAATTCGCCTTCGCTCATCATTATCAGGCTGTCAGAGGTTACGCGCTTAACCATGAGTGCTCCATGTTACCGATACCATTGTCGATCCTTGGCCAATCTGCCTTTGCCTCGATTTTGCGCTTGCCCGGGATCAAGGGGAAGGTAATTGGCCGGGCCGAGGCCCTCTTGCTCCACCAGTTGCTGAAAGGTTGACAGGTTATTGTTGGGAGCCTGGATCGAGTAAAGAGGGTATACATTGATAAAGGTGCTTTCACCACCATAATGATGAAAGTATGACATGGGAGGAAGGTGTGAGAGAGTGCGAAAGGGTACGCCCTCCACCGGATAAACTTCCAGAAGAAAATATTTCGTGGTTC
This portion of the Desulfurispirillum indicum S5 genome encodes:
- a CDS encoding restriction endonuclease gives rise to the protein MVKRVTSDSLIMMSEGEFEFLISRLLRHIGFSINESLDFGNNERIYIAQGRKKPYMGKFVIRYKRNTGEDDVLDMEFLNGTSHWTIREATNKVLIVSNCNFSEELQFHADNSEVELIGADEIVRLANEIAEEDERRKKEQESIKKRRKRPNVPYGRTLILKLETEYTIDLAPVTVKEWLNVWLRIKSEIEVILATALKIDPESVDKNDSERLKSLTTKLEGLYFDLMKYKVPDVAQLSRDMAERVLENVILLVTGTLYEEPLEDIEDYRANITKLDNELTAVNKELVEYLEEKEKEVKRREKFRNIVLVGYVVGILLLMAILVSKT